The genome window ATCGGCTTATAGGAAAGTAGGATTTACAGTTAAGTAATATACAAAGTTAATACGAAATAAGGGGTTGGATAGAAATTTGCGAAAACAAATACATAAATATACAAACTAATGAAGAGTTGGATTTGGAAAGAGTTAAAAATTTAAAAGATAATGCAATGTTAAAAATAAATACATATTTATGGGTTGAATGGGATTTTGAAAAGAATAATGTTTCAGAATTGAATGTATACGATACAACTAAAAGTAGTGGAAAAGTAGCGTGGTGGATTTGTCCTAAATGTAAAAGTAGTTATGATGCAACAGTAAATCAAAGAAGGAAAGGTCAAAAATGTCCTTATTGTAGTGGAAGAAGAGTTAACGATACGAACTCTTTAGTTTCATTAAGACCAACTATTGCGTCTGAATGGATTGAGTCTATAGGTATAAACTTAACTCCAAACGATGTTACTTGCGGAAGTAAGTATAAGGTTCGATGGAAATGTGATTTTGGACATGAATGGGTAGCTTCGATTGATCGTAGGACTAGAGGTGATGGTTGTCCTTATTGTAATGGTGGAACTAACCTAATTTTAAAAGGTGTTAATGATATGTGGACTACTAATCTAGATTTAGCTAAGTTATTAGAAAACCCTGAAGATGGATATAAGTATAAGCAAACTAGTGGAAAGAAAGTGATATGGAGATGTCCAGATTGCGAGACTACTATTTCAAAGAAAATATCTGATGTTAAATGGCAAGGGTTATATTGTCCAGTATGTTCAGACGGAGTTAGTTTAGGTGAAAAAATAATGTATTGTTTGTTAAAAGAATTAAATATAGATTTCGATTATGATAGTGCAAAGTACTGGTCACAAGGAAAACGTTATGATTTTTATATTCCTTCTCATAAAATGATAATTGAAGTACACGGATTACAACATTATAAAGAATCATTTGAGCGTATTGGAGGCAAGACTTTACTTGAAGAGCAAGAGAATGATAAATATAAAAAACAATTAGCAAAAGAAAACGGGACAATGACTTATATAGAAGTGGATGCTAAAAAAAGTAATTTTGAATACATAAAGAATTCAATATTGAGTACTGACATCGTAAAGTTTTTTAATTTTGAAGCAGATGTATTTAATGAGATATCATTTGAGATAAAAAAAGGATTCACTAGTAGAGCATGGGAAATGTGGAATTCTGGAAAATCAATAAATGAAATATCTGAAGAACTAAAACTACATGATACTACAATCAGAAGATATCTCGAGTTAGGTTATTCTCTTGGTAAATGTAGCTTTAAAATAAAACAAAGATAACAATTGAAAGAATACAAGCTAATCCTGTACCCCTTATTAACGCAATAAAAAATGCATATAGAAAACTTGGATTTGAAGTGAAATGAGCTTCAAGTCTTTTTTATTATTATGAAAGGAGAATGGTAATATTGTCAGAAAAGGATAACAGTAAAGAAATTGAAATTAATAAGAATATGCTACGTGACAGAGCAAAGAAATTACCAGAAGTAACTGATGAAATGTGGAATGAAGTCAATAAAGAATTTAGAGATTTAGTTTCCGAATACATAGCATCTCAATCACACTCACCTCAAACTAAAAAACAGTATTTATCAATGTTGCGTCAATTCGGGTGGTTTATTTGTTCCTCCTTAAATAACAAACCTATTTATAAGATTAAGAAAAGAGATATCATTAGATACTTGTCTTATTTACGAGATGACCGTAGAATGTCTCCTTCCGCAATTGGTACTCGTAAAGCAGTTATTTCTAGTTTATGTAACTATATAGAAAATGTAGTAATGGATGATTTTGACGATGATGAAGAAAATCCATATAAAAATTTCAGAAACTTTACTCGTGGATTACCTGCTATTCCAAAAAGTTCAGTATATGAAAAGATTAAAATTACAAAAGATGAATATCTTGAAATGATGAAAGTCTTAGAAGATGATGAGAATTATTTAGGAATGGCTTGGTTAGCTACAGCATTTAACACTGGTGCTAGACGTAATGAAATTATTCAATTTAAGTCTGAAATAGCAACTTATGAAATCGATGAAAATGCTACATATATCATGAGTCATAATGTACGTTTAAAAGGTCGTGGTGAAGACGGTAAAATTGAACCTTATATGGTCAACTTTGAAGCATTAAAATACATAAAACTTTGGTTAGAAAAACGTGGATATGACCACGAGTATATCTTCACTAAAAAATATGGAGATGAGATTAAAGTTGTAGAAGAAGGATGGGCTAACTATTTATGCTCCAGTGTTCTTTCTCATATCCTTGAAAGACGAATAAATCCTCACTTGTTTAAAGCTAGTGCAGTAACTTACTTATTAGAGCAAGGAGTTCCGTTAGAATTAGTAAGTAAATTCGTAGCGCATCACGAAAATGTGGCTACAACGATTGCTCATTAT of Lysinibacillus agricola contains these proteins:
- a CDS encoding zinc-ribbon domain-containing protein produces the protein MERVKNLKDNAMLKINTYLWVEWDFEKNNVSELNVYDTTKSSGKVAWWICPKCKSSYDATVNQRRKGQKCPYCSGRRVNDTNSLVSLRPTIASEWIESIGINLTPNDVTCGSKYKVRWKCDFGHEWVASIDRRTRGDGCPYCNGGTNLILKGVNDMWTTNLDLAKLLENPEDGYKYKQTSGKKVIWRCPDCETTISKKISDVKWQGLYCPVCSDGVSLGEKIMYCLLKELNIDFDYDSAKYWSQGKRYDFYIPSHKMIIEVHGLQHYKESFERIGGKTLLEEQENDKYKKQLAKENGTMTYIEVDAKKSNFEYIKNSILSTDIVKFFNFEADVFNEISFEIKKGFTSRAWEMWNSGKSINEISEELKLHDTTIRRYLELGYSLGKCSFKIKQR
- a CDS encoding tyrosine-type recombinase/integrase — translated: MLRDRAKKLPEVTDEMWNEVNKEFRDLVSEYIASQSHSPQTKKQYLSMLRQFGWFICSSLNNKPIYKIKKRDIIRYLSYLRDDRRMSPSAIGTRKAVISSLCNYIENVVMDDFDDDEENPYKNFRNFTRGLPAIPKSSVYEKIKITKDEYLEMMKVLEDDENYLGMAWLATAFNTGARRNEIIQFKSEIATYEIDENATYIMSHNVRLKGRGEDGKIEPYMVNFEALKYIKLWLEKRGYDHEYIFTKKYGDEIKVVEEGWANYLCSSVLSHILERRINPHLFKASAVTYLLEQGVPLELVSKFVAHHENVATTIAHYDLRDHAEEKNNIFGSLNT